A single Aspergillus puulaauensis MK2 DNA, chromosome 7, nearly complete sequence DNA region contains:
- a CDS encoding sugar transporter family protein (COG:G;~EggNog:ENOG410PF8Z;~InterPro:IPR020846,IPR005828,IPR036259;~PFAM:PF07690,PF00083;~TransMembrane:10 (i65-83o103-123i135-152o158-177i189-212o224-242i278-296o316-339i346-365o444-465i);~go_component: GO:0016021 - integral component of membrane [Evidence IEA];~go_function: GO:0022857 - transmembrane transporter activity [Evidence IEA];~go_process: GO:0055085 - transmembrane transport [Evidence IEA]) has translation MAESQDKAPVGHLEAPTHQQSNGRSLGLVGTCVQYLKDRVPTLKPPMRKAPNPFQALLLLNRQQWLFFSVAFLGWTLDALDFFTVSLTTSQLAAEFDKEISDITWGITLVLMLRSVGAITFGIASDRWGRKWPFIVNNLLFIALEIGTGFTQTYKQFLAVRALFGIAMGGLYGNAAATALEDCPKEARGIISGLLQQGYAFGYLLATAFARALVDTTSHGWRPFYWFAGCLPVLAIAFRLCLPETNAYRERQALRAELPGNVTSTFLSEGKVALKKHWLLLVYMVLLMAGFNFMSHGSQDLYPTLIERQFGFSRDAVTVTQVVANLGALTGGTICGWASQIFGRRFSIIIISIVGGALLYPYTFITTHRIMAPAYFEQFCVQGAWGVIPIHLMELSPGSIRTFTVGTAYQLGNLVSSASSTIQSTIGERFPLPETEEGEERFDYGKVICIFMGCVFAYTIIITFLGPENLGRDFDVEHDEDVGEVIADRDVEKAAASGRE, from the exons ATGGCCGAGTCGCAGGACAAGGCCCCCGTGGGCCATCTTGAAGCGCCTACTCATCAGCAGTCAAACGGCAGGTCTCTTGGCCTGGTCGGAACTTGCGTCCAGTACCTGAAGGACCGAGTGCCGACCCTGAAGCCGCCGATGCGCAAGGCCCCGAATCCATTCCAAGCCTTACTACTATTGAACCGACAGCAATGGCTTTTCTTCTCG GTCGCGTTCTTGGGATGGACCCTTGACGCGCTGGACTTCTTCACGGTCTCCCTAACTACATCGCAGCTCGCAGCAGAATTTGACAAAGAGATCAGCGACATCACCTGGGGAATAACCCTGGTTCTTATGCTCCGCAGTGTCGGCGCAATCACCTTCGGAATCGCCTCAGACCGTTGGGGCCGCAAGTGGCCCTTCATCGTGAACAACCTGCTCTTCATTGCGCTCGAAATTGGAACCGGTTTCACACAAACCTACAAGCAGTTCCTTGCCGTCCGCGCGCTCTTCGGTATTGCCATGGGTGGTTTATACGGGAACGCTGCTGCGACGGCCCTGGAAGACTGCCCTAAGGAGGCACGCGGTATTATTTCCGGACTGCTTCAACAGGGTTATGCCTTTGGATATCTCCTGGCGACTGCGTTTGCGCGCGCGCTGGTTGATACTACCTCCCACGGCTGGAGACCATTTTACTGGTTTGCTGGATGTCTACCTGTCTTGGCTATCGCATTCCGTCTCTGTCTCCCCGAGACGAATGCCTATCGCGAGCGCCAGGCGCTTCGAGCTGAACTGCCTGGAAATGTAACCTCTACGTTCCTTTCTGAGGGCAAGGTCGCCTTGAAGAAACACTGGTTGCTTCTCGTTTACATGGTTCTTCTCATGGCTGGTTTCAACTTCATG TCCCACGGATCCCAAGATCTCTACCCAACCCTAATCGAGCGCCAATTTGGCTTCTCCCGCGACGCTGTCACAGTAACCCAAGTCGTCGCCAATCTAGGCGCCCTGACCGGTGGCACAATCTGCGGCTGGGCCTCCCAAATCTTCGGCCGCCGCTTCTcgattattataattagcatCGTCGGCGGTGCCCTTCTCTACCCCTACACCTTCATCACAACCCACCGCATCATGGCGCCCGCCTACTTCGAGCAATTCTGCGTCCAGGGCGCCTGGGGTGTCATTCCCATCCACCTGATGGAGCTCTCACCGGGTTCAATCCGCACATTCACCGTCGGCACGGCGTACCAGCTTGGTAATCTCGTTAGTTCGGCGAGTTCGACTATCCAGTCGACTATTGGCGAGCGGTTCCCGCTCccggagacggaggagggcgaggagaggTTTGATTACGGTAAGGTGATTTGTATCTTCATGGGGTGCGTCTTTGCGTACACGATTATTATTACGTTCCTGGGGCCGGAGAACCTCGGGAGAGACTTCGATGTTGagcatgatgaggatgttggcgaggttATTGCTGATAGGGATgttgagaaggctgctgcttctggtaGGGAGTGA